The following proteins are co-located in the Urocitellus parryii isolate mUroPar1 chromosome 15, mUroPar1.hap1, whole genome shotgun sequence genome:
- the Adat1 gene encoding tRNA-specific adenosine deaminase 1, translated as MWTPDEIAQLCYKHYEIRLPKQGKPEPNREWTLLAAVVKIQFPIYEASDTPDKPVQVTKEVVSMGTGTKCIGQSKMRKSGDILNDSHAEVIARRSFQRYLLYQLQLAATLDKESIFVPGTQRGLWKLRPNLLFVFFSSHTPCGDASIIPMLEFEEQPCCPVIRDQDSSLSLEDSGNVKTPENERKYEDPDGPVAKKMRLEPGTPARFFTNGTAQHGKQDSGSFASGVRGSNLTVERLADITCGAPRSATVVDIYRTGAKCVPGEAEDLRKPGAAYHQVGLLRVKPGRGDRTCSMSCSDKMARWNVLGCQGALLMHFLEEPIYLSAVVIGKCPYSQEVMQRALIGRCQNVLALPKGYGVQELKIQQSDLLFEQSRCAVQTKRADNPGRLVPCGAAISWAAVPEQPLDVTANGFPQGTTKKGIGSLQARSRISKVELFRSFQKLLSSISEDKWPDSLRLQKLDTYQEHKEAASAYQEAWSALRKQAFASWIRNPPDYHQFK; from the exons ATGTGGACCCCAGATGAGATCGCTCAGCTGTGCTATAAGCACTATGAGATCAGGCTGCCCAAGCAAGGGAAGCCGGAGCCAAACCGTGAATGGACATTGTTGGCAGCTGTAGTGAAGATACAGTTTCCAATTTATGAGGCCAGTGACACTCCTGATAAGCCAGTACAAG TGACAAAGGAAGTTGTCTCAATGGGAACAGGAACAAAATGCATAGGCCAATCCAAAATGAGGAAGAGTG GAGATATTCTCAACGATAGCCATGCTGAGGTCATAGCCAGAAGGAGTTTCCAAAG GTACCTTCTCTATCAGCTGCAATTGGCAGCTACCCTAGACAAGGAGAGTATCTTTGTCCCAGGAACTCAAAGAGGACTGTGGAAACTCAGACCCAACctcttgtttgtgtttttctccaGCCATACGCCCT GTGGCGATGCCTCCATCATTCCAATGCTTGAGTTTGAAGAACAGCCTTGCTGTCCTGTCATTAGAGATCAGGATAGCAGTTTATCATTAGAAGACAGTGGTAATGTGAAGACtcctgaaaatgaaaggaaatacgAAGACCCTGATGGTCCTGTAGCCAAAAAGATGAGGCTTGAGCCTGGAACTCCTGCCAGGTTCTTCACCAATGGCACAGCTCAGCATGGCAAGCAAGACAGTGGCTCGTTTGCATCAGGTGTCAGAGGCTCTAACCTCACTGTAGAAAGACTGGCCGATATCACCTGTGGAGCTCCCAGGAGTGCCACAGTGGTGGACATTTATAGAACTGGAGCCAAGTGTGTGCCTGGAGAAGCTGAAGACTTGAGGAAGCCAGGTGCTGCATACCACCAGGTGGGGTTGCTCCGAGTGAAGCCAGGCCGGGGAGACAGGACCTGCTCCATGTCATGCAGTGACAAGATGGCCCGATGGAATGTCCTTGGCTGCCAGGGTGCACTTTTGATGCATTTCTTAGAAGAGCCCATCTACCTGTCAGCTGTTGTCATTGGGAAGTGCCCATACAGCCAGGAAGTCATGCAGAGAGCACTGATTGGAAG GTGTCAAAATGTCTTGGCTTTACCCAAAGGTTATGGAGTTCAAGAACTGAAAATACAGCAGTCAGATTTACTGTTTGAACAGAGTCGCTGTGCAGTGCAGACAAAAAGGGCTGACAATCCCGGTCGACTTGTTCCATGTGGGGCAG CTATCAGCTGGGCTGCAGTTCCTGAGCAGCCATTGGATGTTACTGCCAATGGCTTTCCACAGGGAACAACAAAGAAAGGAATTGGAAGTCTTCAGGCCAG ATCCCGAATCAGCAAAGTGGAACTCTTCAGATCATTCCAGAAGCTGCTGAGCAGCATTTCAGAAGACAAGTGGCCAGACTCCCTCAG GTTGCAGAAGTTGGACACCTACCAGGAGCATAAGGAGGCTGCATCTGCTTACCAGGAAGCCTGGAGCGCACTCCGGAAGCAAGCCTTTGCATCCTGGATCAGAAACCCACCAGACTATCACCAGTTTAAATGA